DNA sequence from the Raineyella sp. LH-20 genome:
GGTGTCGCGGGCCGGGGTGGCAGTGGCCGAGGCCCGGGAGGCGCGCCGGATGAATGCCCGGGCGTTCGGCACCACCGATGTGGGCCCCGTGCTGGAACTGGGCGTGGAGACGATGGAACGGATCGTCCTCGACATCCGCAATCTGCTGCACGTGGTGACGATCGAGGCGCCGGTGCACGAGACCCCCGACGACGGCTACGGCGAGGACGTACGGCCCGCCTTCGCCTGGGTGCTGGAGACCCTCGCCGAGGCGGTCGCGGCGTACGGCCGGTTCGTCGAGGCCGAGGTGGAGGGCGAGCGCCCCGCCCGGCGGGGCCCGGCGGCCGTGGTCACCCATGCGGGTGCCGATGCCGAGCGGGAACTCGACGAGGCGCTGACCCAGGTCGGCGAGGCCCGCGCGATGCTCACCGATCTGATGACCGTCGACCCGGCCAAGGAACAGGGGCTGTGGCTGCTGCGCGGGTCGATCCTCGGGGTGCTGCATCAGATCATCAGCGAGTTGGAGGCCGAGGAACGGCTGCGTACGGCCGATCGGCTGGCCGAGGAGCGGGCGATGGGCCTGTGGCCGCGGGTGATCCCGATCCTCGCCGGCCCGACCGACCGGCCCGACGGCGAGGGCTGGATCGACCCCGATGCGTCGCTGCAGACCTCGGAGCTGCCGAAGATCGAGGAGTAGGGGCTGAGGGGAGCGCTCGTTCCCACCGCACCTCAGGCCTGCCGGTAGCGCGTGTTCCTG
Encoded proteins:
- a CDS encoding FUSC family protein; its protein translation is MSRAQALGSAVVAWLWPTHPRRWRDVPGRLRVTGVWILRLTTATVLAYLASMPIVQGPPDLTGPLTALLVVQGTNLGTLRSMVVRIGAVVTGVMLAVLVSQFVGLSWWSLAIVVALSLGSAKVFRLGEQSLETPISAMLILAVQGQQVAVENRVLTTLIGAAIGFLFVVMLPSPVPSRLAARLVRRAAGGTSTLLTRVAESMRSEPITRARAASWLTEARALSTQVSRAGVAVAEAREARRMNARAFGTTDVGPVLELGVETMERIVLDIRNLLHVVTIEAPVHETPDDGYGEDVRPAFAWVLETLAEAVAAYGRFVEAEVEGERPARRGPAAVVTHAGADAERELDEALTQVGEARAMLTDLMTVDPAKEQGLWLLRGSILGVLHQIISELEAEERLRTADRLAEERAMGLWPRVIPILAGPTDRPDGEGWIDPDASLQTSELPKIEE